In the genome of Microcoleus sp. FACHB-672, one region contains:
- a CDS encoding thioredoxin family protein: MSSLISISDAEFETEVLQSTTPVLVYFWASWCGPCRLVSPSVDWAANNYSDRLKVVKMEVDPNPATVKQYKVEGIPALRLFNGTEVIESYEGAISQQKLAGLLDAHL, encoded by the coding sequence ATGAGCAGCCTCATTTCCATTAGCGATGCCGAGTTTGAAACCGAAGTCCTGCAATCCACAACGCCTGTTTTAGTTTACTTTTGGGCGTCTTGGTGTGGCCCGTGCCGGCTCGTGTCACCCTCCGTGGACTGGGCCGCAAACAACTACAGCGATCGCCTCAAGGTCGTGAAAATGGAAGTTGATCCCAATCCCGCCACCGTCAAGCAATATAAAGTGGAAGGAATTCCGGCTTTGAGATTGTTTAATGGGACTGAAGTGATTGAGTCCTATGAAGGGGCGATCAGCCAGCAAAAACTAGCCGGTCTGCTAGACGCCCATTTGTAA
- a CDS encoding nitrate ABC transporter ATP-binding protein (This model describes the ATP binding subunits of ATP-binding cassette (ABC) transporters for nitrate transport, or for bicarbonate transport, in bacteria and archaea.), which translates to MSVFVAVDQLEKVFDLAGGGKYIALKGIDLQIKKGEFISLIGHSGCGKSTLLNTIAGLDLPTDGLVTLESQKITGPGPDRMVVFQNYSLLPWLNVRENIALAVDEVLNHLPKAEKRSIVEQHIDMVGLRPHAEKQPAMLSGGQKQRVSIARALAIRPKVLLLDEPFGALDALTRGNLQEKLMQICEENQVTAVMVTHDVDEAVLLSDRIVMLTNGPESKIGQILEVDIPRPRKRMEVVEHPSYYSLRSEMIYFLNQQKRIKKLRARKTAAIARHGLEKVNLEIGFVPLTACAPLAVAKEKGFFTKHGLDEVTLVRETSWRGITDGITGGYLDAAQMPSGMPLWLTLGGHENRPVPTVSSLTMTRNGNAITLCKRFYDQGIYTLGDFKKMLQASPAQQHRMGIVHPSSMHNLLLRYWLASGGIDPDRDVSLQNLPPAQMVVDLQAGSIDGFCVGEPWNLRAAMEGVGFTVATDLEIWPGHPGKVLGVREDWANAYPNTHIALVKALLEACKFCADETNAEEVRQIVAGRDYVSTDVGYIQMGDPNAATCSLDQPMREYAHHLFFGDGVNRPSRTEHLWHMVQMARWGDVPFPRNWLEILERVCRVSVFSTAAREIGVLDVKYNRGSIQLFDGTTFNTDDPIGYLNSLEIKRDFSVAEVILDSRSTAA; encoded by the coding sequence ATGTCTGTCTTTGTTGCTGTTGACCAACTTGAGAAAGTCTTTGACTTAGCCGGCGGGGGCAAATACATCGCCCTGAAAGGAATCGACCTTCAAATTAAAAAAGGAGAATTTATCTCCTTAATTGGACACTCCGGTTGTGGCAAATCGACGCTTTTGAACACAATTGCCGGCCTGGATTTACCCACAGATGGGTTAGTGACTCTAGAATCCCAAAAAATCACCGGCCCTGGCCCAGATCGCATGGTGGTCTTTCAAAATTATTCACTGCTGCCTTGGTTAAATGTGCGCGAAAACATTGCCTTAGCCGTTGATGAAGTCCTTAACCATCTTCCCAAAGCCGAGAAGCGCAGCATCGTTGAGCAACATATCGATATGGTGGGGCTGCGACCTCATGCTGAAAAACAGCCGGCTATGCTATCGGGAGGTCAGAAACAGCGTGTGAGTATCGCTCGTGCCCTGGCAATTCGTCCGAAAGTGCTGCTGCTAGATGAACCTTTCGGCGCTTTAGATGCACTCACACGCGGCAATTTGCAAGAGAAATTAATGCAAATTTGTGAGGAAAACCAAGTCACTGCGGTGATGGTAACTCACGATGTCGATGAAGCCGTGCTATTGTCTGACAGAATTGTGATGCTGACGAATGGCCCGGAATCAAAAATTGGTCAAATTCTAGAGGTAGATATTCCCCGTCCTCGCAAGCGCATGGAAGTTGTAGAACATCCCAGCTATTACAGCTTGCGGAGTGAAATGATCTACTTCCTCAATCAACAGAAACGTATTAAGAAACTTCGCGCTAGAAAAACGGCGGCAATCGCCCGTCATGGCTTGGAAAAAGTTAATTTGGAAATTGGCTTTGTTCCCCTAACTGCTTGCGCGCCCCTGGCAGTTGCCAAAGAAAAAGGGTTCTTTACCAAACACGGTTTAGATGAAGTGACCTTGGTGCGAGAAACCAGTTGGCGGGGGATTACCGATGGCATCACCGGCGGTTATTTAGATGCGGCTCAAATGCCTTCAGGAATGCCACTGTGGCTAACTTTGGGAGGCCATGAAAACCGGCCCGTTCCCACCGTCAGTTCCCTCACCATGACGCGCAACGGGAATGCCATAACCTTGTGCAAGCGCTTCTATGACCAAGGAATTTACACCTTGGGAGATTTTAAAAAGATGCTGCAAGCGTCGCCGGCGCAACAGCACAGAATGGGCATCGTGCATCCCTCTTCCATGCACAATTTGCTATTGCGTTACTGGTTGGCCTCCGGTGGCATTGACCCTGATCGCGATGTCTCTCTACAAAACCTGCCGCCGGCTCAAATGGTGGTGGATCTGCAAGCCGGCAGTATTGACGGCTTCTGTGTGGGGGAACCTTGGAACCTGCGCGCCGCAATGGAAGGGGTTGGCTTTACCGTCGCCACAGATTTAGAAATTTGGCCCGGACATCCCGGCAAAGTGCTGGGCGTTCGGGAAGATTGGGCCAATGCCTATCCCAACACCCACATCGCTTTAGTGAAAGCGCTGCTGGAAGCTTGCAAATTCTGTGCTGATGAAACGAACGCCGAAGAAGTTCGCCAGATTGTCGCTGGACGCGATTATGTTAGTACGGATGTGGGTTATATCCAAATGGGTGACCCCAACGCCGCAACCTGTAGCTTAGATCAGCCAATGCGGGAATACGCCCATCACCTGTTTTTTGGGGATGGTGTAAACCGCCCCAGTCGTACAGAACATTTGTGGCACATGGTGCAAATGGCACGGTGGGGTGACGTTCCTTTCCCCCGGAACTGGTTGGAAATTCTAGAACGCGTATGCCGAGTGAGTGTATTTAGCACCGCAGCGCGAGAAATAGGGGTGCTGGATGTGAAATACAATCGCGGATCGATCCAGCTATTTGATGGCACCACATTTAATACAGATGACCCGATTGGTTACCTCAACAGTCTAGAAATTAAACGCGATTTCAGCGTAGCCGAAGTGATTCTAGACTCACGCTCTACAGCCGCTTAA
- the ntrB gene encoding nitrate ABC transporter permease: MVVNSRRNKANQANPLDSAVSYLKKQSPNLVPPLLALATFLIIWQLFTLSPESTLPGPIKVFQESWTKIFWPFAYPDREGTAKGLFWQIWASLQRVAVGYSLAGIVGITVGIIVGVNALLFKALDPLFQILRTIPPLAWLPIALAAIKQSEPSAIFVIFITSLWPILINTVVGVQQIPQDYKNVARVLRLPQKKYFFKIVLPAAVPYIFTGLRIGIGLAWLAIVAAEMITGGVGIGYFMFDAYNVGRTSDIIVALVYVGIVGLILDKAMAFVASKVVPEERK, encoded by the coding sequence ATGGTAGTCAACTCCAGACGTAATAAAGCTAATCAGGCAAATCCGCTTGACAGTGCAGTTTCTTATTTAAAAAAGCAATCTCCTAATTTGGTGCCGCCCCTTTTAGCGCTCGCAACGTTTCTAATTATCTGGCAGTTATTTACGCTCAGTCCAGAGTCTACTTTGCCGGGTCCAATTAAAGTGTTTCAAGAAAGCTGGACAAAAATATTTTGGCCCTTTGCCTATCCTGACCGAGAAGGCACTGCGAAAGGCTTGTTTTGGCAAATCTGGGCTAGCCTACAACGGGTGGCAGTCGGCTACTCTTTGGCGGGGATTGTGGGAATAACAGTTGGCATTATCGTCGGAGTTAATGCCCTTCTCTTCAAAGCTCTAGACCCACTTTTCCAGATCCTTCGTACCATTCCCCCGCTTGCTTGGTTACCGATTGCCTTAGCAGCTATCAAACAATCAGAACCATCAGCGATTTTCGTAATTTTCATCACCTCACTCTGGCCAATTTTAATTAATACCGTTGTGGGTGTGCAGCAAATTCCGCAAGATTATAAAAACGTTGCAAGAGTCTTGCGGTTACCTCAGAAAAAATATTTCTTCAAAATTGTTCTACCGGCTGCGGTTCCTTACATCTTCACAGGCTTACGAATTGGCATTGGTTTAGCTTGGCTGGCAATTGTAGCAGCAGAAATGATTACCGGCGGTGTAGGAATTGGCTACTTCATGTTTGACGCCTATAACGTTGGCCGCACCAGTGACATTATCGTGGCGCTTGTTTATGTCGGAATTGTTGGTTTAATTCTTGACAAAGCAATGGCTTTCGTCGCCAGCAAAGTTGTTCCAGAAGAACGTAAATAA
- a CDS encoding lipid kinase: MTDNSQSGRRRALLLVNRGARKGDESISKAVEQLQYLGVEILEESTEHPLQIPDLIRRYRHQVDLVIIGGGDGTMNAAAEGLIDSQLPLGILPLGTANDLARTLEIPTSIPDACQIIAAGKIRRIDLGCVNGKYFFNVASLGLSVQITQQLSKEAKRRWGVFAYALTALKVLWKSRPFRAEIRLKGKSIKVKTVQIAIGNGRYYGGGMTVAEDATIDDRRLDLYSLEIKSWWQMILLLPAMRQGNHADLRGVRALNGTEFEVFTRKPRPINTDGEITTHTPAQFRVIPQALAVLVP; encoded by the coding sequence ATGACTGATAACTCCCAATCTGGTAGACGTCGCGCACTGCTGTTAGTCAATCGTGGCGCTAGAAAGGGAGATGAAAGTATCTCTAAAGCAGTTGAACAGTTGCAATACTTAGGGGTTGAGATCCTAGAGGAATCGACAGAGCATCCTCTACAAATCCCCGATCTAATTCGGCGCTACCGGCATCAAGTGGATTTGGTGATTATTGGAGGCGGTGATGGCACTATGAATGCAGCCGCAGAGGGATTGATAGACTCTCAGTTACCTTTGGGGATTTTGCCTTTGGGAACGGCAAATGACCTCGCTCGGACTTTAGAAATTCCCACTTCTATACCCGATGCCTGCCAAATTATTGCTGCCGGCAAAATTCGGCGCATTGACTTGGGTTGCGTGAATGGCAAATACTTTTTTAATGTGGCAAGTTTAGGGCTGAGCGTGCAAATTACCCAACAGTTGAGCAAGGAGGCAAAGCGCCGGTGGGGAGTTTTTGCCTATGCTTTGACTGCTCTTAAGGTGCTTTGGAAATCTCGACCTTTTAGAGCAGAGATACGCCTAAAGGGAAAATCAATAAAAGTGAAAACGGTTCAAATTGCCATCGGTAACGGGCGTTATTATGGGGGTGGGATGACTGTTGCTGAGGATGCGACCATTGACGACCGGCGGCTGGATCTCTACAGTCTGGAAATTAAATCCTGGTGGCAAATGATTCTCTTGCTGCCGGCAATGCGGCAAGGAAATCATGCTGATTTGCGTGGTGTTCGCGCCCTCAACGGCACTGAATTTGAGGTGTTTACTCGCAAACCTCGCCCCATCAATACCGATGGCGAAATTACTACCCACACGCCGGCTCAATTCCGCGTCATTCCTCAAGCTTTAGCTGTTTTGGTTCCTTAA
- a CDS encoding LL-diaminopimelate aminotransferase produces MQFAKRLDPLRANVFADMDRAKAKARAAGQDLIDLSLGSSDLPAEDRILDTIAQSLKDPSTHQYLLFHGTQKFRHAAAKWYTQKFGVPVDPETEVLSLIGSQEGTAHLPLAILNPGDFALLLDPGYPSHVGGVYLASGQIYPMQLRPENGFLPVFEDVPGPVLAQARMMVLSYPHNPTAAIAPLSFFQEAVAFCRQHNLVLVHDFPYVDLVFEGSAPPSILQADPDKTVSIEFFTLSKSYNLGGFRIGYAIGNPQLIQALRQVKAAVDFNQYLGILNGASAALSGPQDIVKQTVETFRQRRDAFVTALNRIGWLVETPPATMYVWAKLPAPWENNSMEFCAQLVETTGVAASPGAGFGKAGEGYVRFALVHEPPVLEAAVERIAKFVRS; encoded by the coding sequence ATGCAATTTGCAAAACGTTTAGATCCCCTCCGTGCTAATGTCTTTGCCGATATGGATCGGGCCAAGGCAAAGGCGAGGGCAGCCGGCCAAGATTTGATTGATTTATCTCTGGGATCATCTGACTTACCTGCCGAAGATCGCATTCTCGACACGATCGCCCAATCTTTGAAAGATCCCAGCACCCATCAGTATTTGCTGTTTCACGGCACTCAAAAATTTCGCCACGCAGCCGCCAAATGGTACACACAGAAGTTTGGCGTGCCGGTTGATCCGGAAACGGAGGTACTCTCTCTCATTGGATCTCAGGAAGGAACGGCGCATTTGCCTTTAGCGATTTTAAATCCGGGAGATTTTGCCCTGCTGCTCGATCCGGGCTATCCGTCTCATGTCGGCGGTGTTTACTTAGCGAGCGGGCAGATTTACCCGATGCAACTGCGGCCAGAAAATGGATTTTTGCCGGTGTTTGAGGACGTGCCGGGGCCGGTTTTAGCTCAGGCGCGGATGATGGTGCTCAGCTACCCCCACAACCCAACCGCCGCGATCGCTCCACTCTCGTTTTTTCAAGAAGCTGTCGCGTTTTGCCGGCAGCACAACCTTGTCTTGGTTCACGACTTCCCCTATGTAGACTTGGTGTTTGAAGGCTCAGCCCCACCCTCTATTTTGCAAGCTGACCCAGATAAAACGGTTTCTATAGAATTCTTCACCCTTTCTAAGTCATACAATTTAGGCGGTTTTCGCATCGGTTATGCCATCGGCAACCCCCAGCTTATTCAAGCATTGCGACAGGTGAAAGCGGCGGTTGACTTTAACCAATACCTAGGAATTCTCAATGGTGCGAGCGCTGCTTTAAGCGGCCCTCAAGACATTGTTAAGCAAACGGTAGAAACTTTCCGCCAGCGTCGGGATGCTTTCGTCACGGCACTAAACCGCATTGGCTGGTTGGTAGAGACCCCACCGGCAACCATGTATGTTTGGGCAAAACTGCCGGCACCTTGGGAAAATAATTCGATGGAATTTTGCGCCCAACTGGTCGAAACAACTGGCGTTGCAGCCTCTCCCGGTGCCGGTTTTGGGAAAGCCGGCGAAGGGTATGTTCGCTTTGCCTTAGTCCATGAACCGCCGGTGCTGGAAGCAGCAGTCGAAAGAATCGCTAAGTTTGTCCGCTCGTAA
- a CDS encoding NF038130 family PEP-CTERM protein, with amino-acid sequence MAGTVKKFVFSTSLAAGMITISGTSVLAASLTNATVADSDYSLYDSNGTSTFVQPSAKLSTILGGNSNSPGGNIELFSSSERLSGGEFTQYAGVTSLAGTIGGKDITLSSLTASDWDSKVGGVTLAKRWFNEALSANGLGSLIGTREGGTLYNSFVANGGRQRFSDPNISYVNQDDITGEIKIGLAGHYDAKSLLLGVIPASLESLISDTTVQASEIVKVTYNGETHYLYNFKATNSGLFALNDGFSHNGNYELLLAGMPPARVPEPCAILSLIGLGGLLATKRTMKNV; translated from the coding sequence ATGGCAGGAACTGTCAAAAAATTTGTGTTCAGCACTTCGTTGGCTGCCGGCATGATTACGATCTCCGGCACCTCAGTGCTCGCCGCCAGCCTCACAAATGCAACCGTTGCCGATAGTGATTACTCGCTCTATGATTCTAACGGCACAAGTACATTTGTACAACCATCTGCGAAATTGTCAACTATCTTAGGTGGCAATAGCAATTCTCCAGGGGGAAATATCGAGTTATTTTCCAGTAGTGAAAGACTCAGTGGTGGAGAATTCACACAATATGCCGGTGTTACAAGCCTCGCCGGCACAATAGGGGGAAAAGACATTACCTTAAGCAGCCTCACCGCTTCTGACTGGGATAGCAAAGTTGGGGGCGTGACGCTGGCGAAGAGATGGTTCAATGAGGCGTTGAGTGCCAACGGCTTGGGGAGTTTGATAGGAACACGGGAAGGCGGCACACTTTATAACTCTTTTGTAGCGAATGGAGGCCGGCAACGGTTCAGTGACCCTAATATCTCTTATGTTAACCAAGATGACATCACCGGCGAAATTAAAATTGGGCTGGCCGGTCATTATGATGCCAAATCTTTACTATTAGGTGTGATTCCTGCTTCACTAGAGTCTTTGATTTCAGACACAACGGTGCAGGCTAGTGAAATTGTTAAAGTTACTTATAATGGCGAGACTCATTATTTGTATAACTTTAAGGCCACCAACTCAGGGCTATTTGCCCTAAACGATGGTTTCTCGCACAACGGTAACTATGAATTACTGTTGGCGGGGATGCCTCCAGCCAGAGTGCCAGAACCTTGTGCAATATTGAGTCTAATTGGTTTGGGGGGCTTGCTGGCTACCAAACGCACAATGAAAAACGTTTGA
- a CDS encoding CmpA/NrtA family ABC transporter substrate-binding protein, with translation MTNFSAQYSRRKFLITAGASAVGSVFLKGCLGNPPESISEATRTQKVEALTLPAEQVPETKSANIGFIGQTDAAPLIIAQELGFFAKYGVPDIKLQKQPSWAVVRDKLELDPAGGGIEAGMVLTPMPYLMALGVVTKGNKKIPMYLPLRLNVGGQGITVADSLKGTGVKLDTSVLKQRAQEAKAAGKPLRFAHTFKGGTSDIMLRYWLAAGGIDPENDVVIQIVPGAQLVSNLQTGDIQGFCVGEPWHLRAINQKVGYTALITGEFWKDHPEKALAFRADWVDKHPKTTKAILKAVMEAQQWCDKMENREEMAQLLSRDEYAKVPVKDIIDRLKGKIDYGDGRPVAENSPHVMRYWEKGTASYPYQSHDQWFLTENMRWGMLPVNTDTKAIIKQVNREDLWREAAKEMGIAAAEIPKNPSKGVEKFFDGVAFNPADPVAYLKNVKIKKI, from the coding sequence ATGACCAATTTTTCTGCTCAATATTCCCGACGGAAATTTCTGATAACTGCTGGAGCATCTGCTGTTGGATCTGTGTTTCTCAAGGGTTGCTTGGGAAATCCTCCTGAATCTATCTCTGAAGCCACTCGAACCCAAAAAGTAGAAGCACTTACTCTGCCAGCAGAACAAGTACCGGAAACAAAATCAGCAAATATCGGCTTTATTGGTCAAACTGATGCTGCGCCACTGATTATTGCTCAAGAGTTGGGCTTTTTTGCCAAGTATGGGGTGCCGGATATTAAGTTACAAAAGCAACCCTCTTGGGCGGTGGTTCGAGATAAGTTGGAACTCGATCCAGCCGGCGGTGGAATTGAGGCGGGTATGGTTCTCACGCCGATGCCTTACTTAATGGCATTAGGTGTTGTCACCAAAGGAAATAAAAAGATTCCTATGTACTTACCGTTGCGCCTGAACGTTGGCGGGCAAGGCATTACGGTGGCTGATAGCCTTAAGGGTACAGGTGTTAAACTCGATACTTCTGTATTGAAGCAGAGAGCGCAGGAAGCAAAAGCTGCCGGCAAACCGCTGCGCTTTGCCCACACCTTTAAAGGTGGCACCAGTGATATTATGCTGCGCTATTGGTTAGCTGCCGGTGGCATCGATCCAGAAAACGATGTTGTGATTCAAATTGTACCCGGCGCTCAACTTGTTTCTAATCTGCAAACAGGTGACATTCAGGGCTTCTGTGTTGGAGAACCTTGGCACCTACGAGCAATTAATCAAAAAGTTGGTTATACCGCTTTAATTACCGGCGAATTCTGGAAAGATCATCCAGAAAAAGCGCTCGCATTCCGCGCCGACTGGGTAGACAAACATCCCAAAACAACTAAAGCAATTCTTAAAGCGGTAATGGAAGCTCAGCAGTGGTGCGACAAAATGGAAAACCGCGAAGAAATGGCTCAGCTTCTATCAAGAGATGAGTATGCAAAAGTACCCGTAAAAGATATTATCGACCGGCTGAAAGGCAAGATTGATTACGGCGACGGTCGCCCAGTTGCGGAAAATAGCCCTCACGTTATGCGTTACTGGGAAAAGGGAACAGCTTCTTACCCTTACCAAAGTCACGATCAGTGGTTTTTAACAGAAAATATGCGCTGGGGAATGCTGCCGGTGAATACCGATACAAAGGCGATTATTAAGCAGGTAAACCGCGAGGATTTGTGGCGGGAAGCGGCAAAGGAGATGGGCATTGCTGCTGCTGAAATTCCTAAGAATCCATCGAAAGGCGTGGAGAAGTTCTTTGATGGTGTTGCCTTTAACCCCGCCGATCCAGTGGCTTATTTGAAGAATGTGAAGATTAAGAAGATTTAG
- a CDS encoding ParM/StbA family protein: MNSQQNAATPMNAPKSTTTSLNNAKPTSNLINKSILSVDLGRTSTKTCVSREPDSVIFIPANIVEKPVQELRGGIFEARTTDPLLDLWVEYQGSGYALGQLAADFGANLYSSANQEKQSKTEDALPKVLTCIGYFSDKLKDKDDLSVVISLPYYAQEEFEREKEKLVNLLTGPHTMSFRGEQMSINITKVWVMPEGYGSLIWCEGESKKPATTDLSKVPVAIIDIGHQTTDCLMVDSFRFARAASKSEPFAMTEFYKQVAAQIEGSDPQSLSLIEAVNRAKGDRFYRPRGATKPTNLDDILPNLKESFSREMCARVLAWLPERVKAVILTGGGGEFFWEDMQLLLKDARIEAHLASPSRQANALGQYIYGEAQLATFPARANNKA; encoded by the coding sequence ATGAATAGCCAACAAAACGCTGCTACCCCGATGAATGCCCCGAAGTCAACGACGACTTCGTTGAATAATGCCAAACCAACCTCTAATTTGATCAACAAATCGATTCTGAGCGTCGATCTGGGCCGAACGTCTACAAAAACCTGCGTAAGTCGAGAGCCTGATAGTGTCATTTTCATCCCGGCTAATATCGTCGAGAAGCCGGTGCAAGAGCTGCGCGGGGGCATCTTTGAAGCTCGCACCACCGATCCTTTACTGGATTTGTGGGTAGAGTACCAGGGGAGTGGGTACGCCCTTGGGCAACTAGCAGCCGACTTTGGGGCGAATCTTTACTCTAGCGCCAACCAAGAAAAGCAATCTAAGACTGAAGACGCCCTGCCAAAAGTCTTAACTTGTATCGGTTACTTTAGCGACAAGCTCAAGGATAAGGACGATCTGTCCGTTGTGATCAGCCTGCCTTACTACGCCCAAGAAGAGTTTGAGCGTGAGAAAGAAAAGCTTGTTAACTTGCTAACCGGCCCTCACACGATGAGCTTCCGGGGCGAGCAGATGTCAATTAACATTACCAAGGTGTGGGTGATGCCCGAAGGGTATGGCAGCCTCATCTGGTGTGAAGGCGAATCGAAAAAGCCGGCAACGACAGACCTGTCAAAAGTGCCGGTGGCCATTATAGACATTGGACATCAAACGACTGATTGTTTAATGGTCGATAGTTTCCGGTTCGCACGGGCTGCATCCAAGAGCGAACCCTTCGCCATGACTGAGTTTTACAAACAAGTCGCCGCTCAGATTGAAGGGTCAGATCCCCAGTCTCTGTCTCTGATCGAGGCAGTCAACCGAGCCAAAGGTGATCGGTTCTACCGGCCAAGGGGGGCAACGAAACCGACCAACCTTGATGATATTTTGCCGAACCTGAAAGAAAGTTTTTCTCGTGAAATGTGCGCTCGTGTGCTGGCATGGCTGCCAGAGCGCGTTAAAGCGGTGATTCTGACTGGTGGGGGAGGAGAATTCTTCTGGGAAGATATGCAACTCTTGCTCAAAGATGCCCGGATCGAAGCACATTTAGCCTCGCCGTCTCGACAAGCGAATGCCTTGGGACAGTATATTTATGGAGAAGCACAGTTAGCAACATTCCCTGCTCGCGCCAATAATAAGGCTTGA
- a CDS encoding phosphate-starvation-inducible PsiE family protein: protein MWVFNNLYKKFRRASKDENFLHGLENLEGLVSKILSLGMIIVILASLWNLGLFLFLELLTTEPDDFGKDLFKVFGLFLNVLIALEILENITAYLKKHVIQVELVIVTSIIAVARKIIILDLEKIEGIQIIGLAVAIFCLSISYWIVRSQNAKKYD from the coding sequence ATGTGGGTATTTAATAACTTATACAAAAAATTTAGACGAGCCAGCAAAGATGAAAACTTCCTGCATGGGCTAGAAAACCTGGAGGGACTGGTCTCCAAAATTCTTTCTTTGGGAATGATCATTGTTATCTTAGCCTCCCTTTGGAATTTGGGACTCTTTCTTTTTCTAGAGCTACTCACAACAGAGCCAGACGATTTTGGTAAGGATTTGTTCAAAGTTTTTGGTTTATTTTTAAATGTTTTGATTGCCCTTGAAATTCTAGAAAATATTACGGCTTACCTCAAAAAGCACGTAATTCAGGTAGAGTTAGTCATTGTGACTTCTATCATTGCAGTCGCTCGTAAGATTATTATCTTGGATCTAGAAAAAATAGAAGGTATTCAAATTATTGGATTAGCTGTTGCAATTTTTTGCCTTTCAATTAGTTACTGGATCGTTCGTAGCCAAAACGCCAAAAAGTATGACTGA
- a CDS encoding nitrate ABC transporter ATP-binding protein (This model describes the ATP binding subunits of ATP-binding cassette (ABC) transporters for nitrate transport, or for bicarbonate transport, in bacteria and archaea.) encodes MASLNRNFTYTGTLTQPAVNSKTAKETFLVIEDVSKVYKTPKGPYTVLDGVNLTVKEGEFICVIGHSGCGKSTLLNMVSGFATPTAGKVELQGSRITEPGPDRMVVFQNYALLPWLTAFENVYLAIDSVYPNKSGAEKAAITREHLAMVGLTEAADKKPSQISGGMKQRVSIARALAMRPKVLILDEPFGALDAITKEELQEELLKIWNDHRATVLMITHDIDEALFLADRLVMMTNGPAAKIGEILEIPFPRPRDRARIMEDPEYYKLRNHALDFLYHRFAHDEDE; translated from the coding sequence ATGGCATCTTTAAATCGCAATTTCACCTACACCGGCACCCTCACCCAGCCGGCTGTTAATTCAAAAACTGCTAAGGAAACATTCCTCGTCATTGAAGATGTTTCTAAAGTTTATAAAACCCCCAAAGGACCTTACACGGTGCTTGATGGCGTTAATCTCACCGTTAAGGAAGGGGAGTTTATTTGTGTCATCGGTCACTCTGGCTGTGGCAAATCAACTTTGCTGAACATGGTATCCGGTTTCGCCACACCCACTGCCGGCAAGGTGGAACTGCAAGGTTCACGCATCACTGAACCGGGTCCAGATCGCATGGTCGTCTTTCAAAATTACGCTTTGTTGCCTTGGCTTACAGCCTTTGAAAACGTTTACTTAGCCATTGACTCGGTTTACCCCAACAAATCTGGCGCAGAAAAAGCGGCGATCACACGGGAACACTTGGCAATGGTAGGCTTAACAGAGGCGGCGGATAAAAAGCCCAGCCAAATCTCTGGGGGGATGAAGCAACGGGTTTCGATTGCGCGTGCTTTGGCAATGCGTCCGAAAGTCTTGATTTTAGATGAGCCTTTTGGGGCGCTGGATGCAATTACCAAAGAAGAGTTGCAGGAGGAATTACTTAAAATTTGGAATGATCACCGCGCAACGGTGCTAATGATTACTCACGATATTGATGAGGCGCTATTCCTGGCAGACCGATTGGTGATGATGACGAATGGGCCGGCTGCTAAAATTGGGGAGATTTTAGAGATTCCTTTCCCGCGTCCCCGCGATCGCGCCCGCATTATGGAAGATCCAGAATACTACAAACTCCGCAATCACGCCCTCGATTTCCTCTATCACCGCTTCGCTCATGATGAGGATGAGTGA